Proteins from a genomic interval of Gluconacetobacter diazotrophicus PA1 5:
- the lipB gene encoding lipoyl(octanoyl) transferase LipB has protein sequence MHDRRAMTEKTILWNSSPGLVPYPDAIAGMEHQVAGIRDGSAPERVWLLEHPPTFTAGTSARDEDLFNPHHFPTYAAGRGGQWTYHGPGQRVAYVMLDLTAPHGVVPARDLRAYVHTLEEWLIRTLRRFDVTGERRADRIGVWVVDARTGAENKIAALGVRVSRWTCWHGVALNVAPNLDDFGGIVPCGIREHGVTSLHALGHKVSLGDVDEALRATWQDLFGSVPTPIGTA, from the coding sequence ATGCATGATCGACGGGCAATGACCGAAAAGACGATTCTCTGGAATTCCAGCCCCGGCCTGGTTCCCTATCCCGACGCGATCGCCGGGATGGAGCATCAGGTGGCGGGAATCCGCGACGGCAGCGCCCCGGAACGGGTCTGGCTGCTGGAACACCCCCCCACCTTCACCGCCGGAACCTCCGCCCGGGACGAGGATTTGTTCAATCCGCATCATTTCCCGACCTATGCGGCGGGCCGCGGCGGGCAATGGACCTATCACGGGCCGGGACAGCGGGTGGCCTACGTGATGCTGGACCTGACCGCCCCGCACGGCGTGGTGCCGGCCCGGGACCTGCGGGCCTATGTCCATACGCTGGAAGAATGGCTGATCCGTACCCTGCGCCGCTTCGACGTGACAGGCGAACGCCGCGCGGACCGGATCGGCGTGTGGGTCGTGGATGCGCGCACCGGGGCGGAAAACAAGATCGCGGCCCTGGGGGTGCGGGTTTCGCGCTGGACCTGCTGGCACGGCGTGGCGCTGAACGTGGCGCCGAACCTGGACGATTTCGGCGGCATCGTCCCCTGCGGGATTCGCGAACACGGCGTGACCAGCCTGCATGCGCTGGGCCACAAGGTGAGCCTGGGCGACGTCGACGAGGCCCTGCGCGCCACGTGGCAGGACCTGTTCGGTAGCGTGCCGACCCCGATCGGCACCGCCTGA
- a CDS encoding J domain-containing protein: MMTRRNTRHRAFDPDPDAPERCCDMAGCAEAAGYRAPRSRDALNEYFWFCLPHVREYNSRWDFYKGMSPGQIEAHIRDDVSWNRPSWRLGQRGAHFSEEDILDPLDLMNGGRRPAARRAASARPEVPEALRQPLDTLGLDWPLSMDELKLRYKDLARRHHPDTNGGDREAEERLKSINVAYTALRTHLASARAADLERTA, from the coding sequence ATGATGACGAGAAGGAACACACGACACCGGGCCTTCGATCCCGATCCGGATGCGCCGGAACGGTGCTGCGACATGGCCGGCTGCGCCGAGGCCGCCGGATATCGCGCCCCCCGGTCGCGCGATGCCCTGAACGAGTATTTCTGGTTCTGCCTGCCCCATGTGCGCGAATATAATTCGCGGTGGGACTTCTATAAAGGCATGTCCCCCGGCCAGATCGAGGCGCATATCCGCGACGACGTTTCATGGAACCGGCCGTCATGGCGACTGGGACAGCGTGGCGCGCATTTCTCGGAAGAGGATATCCTGGACCCGCTGGACCTGATGAACGGCGGGCGCCGGCCGGCGGCGCGGCGCGCGGCCTCGGCCCGCCCGGAGGTGCCCGAAGCCCTGCGCCAGCCGCTGGACACGCTGGGCCTGGACTGGCCGCTGTCGATGGACGAGTTGAAACTGCGCTACAAGGACCTGGCGCGCCGGCACCATCCCGACACCAACGGCGGCGACCGCGAGGCGGAAGAGCGCCTGAAAAGCATCAACGTCGCCTATACCGCCCTGCGCACGCACCTGGCATCCGCGCGGGCCGCGGACCTGGAAAGAACCGCGTAG
- the galU gene encoding UTP--glucose-1-phosphate uridylyltransferase GalU, giving the protein MIKPLRKAVLPVAGLGTRFLPATKAMPKEMLPVVDRPLIQYAIDEARAAGIEEFCLITGRGKDSLIDYFDVAFELETTLRERNKLDALEALGPTSIEAGALSAVRQQEPLGLGHAIWCARSFIGDDPFAILLPDDVVKSDVPCLKQLVDVYNQTGGNVLAVTEVPREHTNRYGILKTGEDDGRLVEVKGLVEKPKPEDAPSNLSIIGRYILTADVMPHLSKLERGAGGEVQLTDAMAKVIGHAPFHGLRYEGRRFDCGNKVGYLEAQIAFSIDRPDLGDAVRAFLKNYTG; this is encoded by the coding sequence GTGATCAAACCCTTGCGAAAAGCCGTACTTCCTGTTGCCGGCCTTGGTACGCGCTTTCTTCCTGCGACCAAGGCGATGCCGAAGGAAATGCTGCCCGTCGTCGACAGACCGCTGATCCAGTATGCGATCGATGAGGCCCGCGCGGCCGGAATCGAGGAATTCTGCCTGATCACCGGTCGCGGCAAGGATTCGCTGATCGATTATTTCGACGTCGCCTTCGAACTGGAGACGACGCTGCGCGAGCGCAACAAGCTGGACGCGCTGGAAGCCCTGGGCCCCACCAGCATCGAGGCCGGGGCGTTGAGCGCCGTCCGCCAGCAGGAACCGCTGGGCCTGGGCCATGCGATCTGGTGCGCGCGCAGCTTCATCGGTGACGATCCCTTCGCCATCCTGCTGCCCGACGACGTGGTCAAGAGTGACGTGCCGTGCCTGAAGCAACTGGTCGACGTCTATAACCAGACCGGCGGCAATGTGCTGGCGGTAACCGAGGTCCCGCGCGAACACACCAATCGCTACGGCATCCTGAAGACCGGCGAGGATGACGGGCGCCTGGTCGAGGTCAAGGGACTGGTCGAAAAACCGAAGCCCGAGGATGCGCCGTCCAACCTGTCGATCATCGGGCGCTATATCCTGACGGCAGACGTCATGCCGCACCTGTCGAAGCTGGAACGCGGCGCGGGCGGCGAGGTCCAGTTGACCGACGCCATGGCCAAGGTCATCGGTCATGCGCCGTTCCATGGCCTGCGCTACGAGGGCCGCCGCTTCGATTGCGGCAACAAGGTCGGCTACCTGGAGGCGCAGATCGCCTTTTCGATCGACCGTCCGGACCTGGGTGACGCGGTGCGCGCGTTCCTGAAAAACTATACCGGCTGA
- the cobT gene encoding cobaltochelatase subunit CobT codes for MRDRKDTTQSARLAAAERADVFKRATVGALRALGGRATAEVTFQTGPIPPAAAVSGDHVRLPQPALQLAEADIRRVRGAADAVALQLRHHDVTIHNATRPEQADARLAYDALEQARVESFGARHMAGVAANLRNQAERDYHDRGYDRAQARDQIPVQVALSLLARERMTGEPVPESMRAMAEQWRAHLGPSALRALDDMAAHQDDQMAFSRAAKRLLVACELIEGEAEIEEDEDGDDSAPSDETEEEPGEAPEKPQPQDEDASGQQEDETGLQPQLAQGAGAGDDNPDESEPGGTAGSEEAGGPRGTDDQEATDPASLYHAFTTAFDEEIAAEDLCDADELARLRQQLDHQLLSLQGVVSRLANRLQRRLLAQQTRAWEFDLEEGILDAGRLSRVVVNPTLSLSYKHERDTDFRDTVVTLLIDNSGSMRGRPISVAAMCGDILARTLERCAVKVEVLGFTTRAWKGGQSRERWVAQGKPANPGRLNDLRHIIYKSADMPWRRARKNLGLMLREGLLKENIDGEALLWAWRRLQGRPESRKILMVISDGAPVDDSTLSVNAGSYLETHLRQVIAQIENRSGVELVAIGIGHDVTRYYRRAVTISDAEELGGTMMQKLSELFDEKVAVAGRRRIA; via the coding sequence ATGCGCGACCGCAAGGACACCACCCAGTCCGCACGATTGGCCGCCGCCGAGCGGGCCGACGTCTTCAAGCGCGCGACCGTTGGCGCGCTGCGCGCGCTGGGCGGCCGGGCGACGGCCGAGGTCACGTTCCAGACCGGCCCGATTCCGCCTGCGGCGGCGGTCAGCGGCGATCACGTCCGCCTGCCGCAGCCCGCCCTGCAACTGGCCGAGGCCGATATCCGGCGCGTGCGCGGCGCGGCGGATGCCGTGGCGCTGCAACTGCGCCATCATGACGTGACGATCCACAACGCGACCCGGCCGGAGCAGGCCGATGCCCGGCTGGCCTATGACGCGCTGGAACAGGCGCGGGTCGAAAGCTTCGGCGCGCGCCACATGGCGGGAGTCGCCGCCAATCTGCGGAATCAGGCCGAGCGGGACTATCACGACAGGGGTTATGACCGGGCGCAGGCGCGCGACCAGATTCCCGTGCAGGTTGCGCTGTCGCTGCTGGCGCGCGAACGCATGACGGGCGAGCCCGTGCCCGAGAGCATGCGCGCGATGGCCGAACAGTGGCGTGCGCATCTGGGCCCCTCGGCACTGCGCGCGCTGGACGACATGGCCGCCCATCAGGACGACCAGATGGCGTTTTCGCGTGCCGCGAAGCGGCTGCTGGTCGCCTGCGAACTGATCGAGGGCGAGGCCGAGATCGAGGAGGACGAGGACGGCGACGACAGCGCCCCCTCGGACGAGACCGAGGAAGAACCGGGCGAAGCGCCCGAGAAGCCGCAGCCGCAGGACGAGGACGCCAGCGGCCAGCAGGAAGACGAGACCGGCCTGCAGCCCCAGTTGGCGCAAGGTGCGGGAGCCGGCGACGACAACCCCGACGAGTCCGAACCCGGCGGTACAGCGGGGTCCGAGGAAGCGGGCGGCCCACGCGGCACGGACGATCAGGAAGCGACCGATCCGGCGTCCCTGTATCATGCCTTCACCACCGCGTTCGACGAGGAAATCGCGGCCGAGGATCTGTGCGACGCCGACGAACTGGCCCGCCTGCGCCAGCAGTTGGACCACCAGTTGCTCAGCCTGCAGGGCGTGGTGTCGCGCCTGGCCAACCGGCTGCAACGACGCCTGCTGGCACAGCAGACGCGGGCGTGGGAGTTCGACCTGGAGGAAGGCATCCTGGATGCCGGCCGGCTGTCGCGGGTGGTGGTCAACCCGACGCTGTCGCTGTCCTACAAGCACGAACGCGACACCGATTTCCGCGACACGGTCGTGACCCTGCTGATCGACAATTCCGGATCGATGCGCGGCCGGCCGATTTCGGTGGCCGCGATGTGCGGCGACATCCTGGCCCGCACGCTGGAACGCTGCGCGGTGAAGGTCGAGGTCCTGGGCTTCACCACCCGGGCCTGGAAGGGCGGGCAGAGCCGCGAGCGCTGGGTGGCGCAGGGCAAGCCGGCCAATCCGGGGCGGCTGAACGATCTGCGGCACATCATCTACAAATCGGCGGACATGCCGTGGCGCCGGGCGCGGAAGAATCTGGGCCTGATGCTGCGCGAGGGGCTGCTGAAGGAAAATATCGACGGCGAGGCCCTGCTGTGGGCCTGGCGGCGCCTGCAGGGCCGGCCGGAAAGCCGGAAGATCCTGATGGTGATCTCGGACGGCGCGCCGGTGGATGACAGCACGCTGTCGGTCAATGCCGGGTCGTATCTGGAAACGCACCTGCGGCAGGTGATCGCCCAGATCGAAAACCGCAGCGGCGTCGAACTGGTGGCCATCGGGATCGGCCATGACGTGACGCGCTATTACCGCCGCGCGGTCACGATCTCCGACGCCGAGGAACTGGGCGGCACGATGATGCAGAAGCTCTCCGAACTTTTCGATGAAAAGGTCGCTGTCGCGGGTCGCCGCCGAATCGCCTGA
- a CDS encoding BolA family protein encodes MSDTERNRATRIGQALHARLTPAILEIEDDSARHAGHAGARHAGRGPETTGETHYNILLVSGAFGGISRVQRSRLVHDLLADEFASGLHALSLTLRTPDEHAALAAGTAGA; translated from the coding sequence GTGAGTGACACAGAACGGAACCGCGCGACGCGAATCGGCCAGGCCCTGCATGCGCGCCTGACGCCCGCGATCCTGGAAATCGAGGATGACAGCGCCCGCCATGCCGGCCATGCCGGCGCGCGTCACGCGGGACGGGGGCCTGAAACGACGGGCGAGACCCATTACAATATCCTGCTCGTCAGCGGCGCTTTCGGCGGCATTTCGCGCGTTCAGCGGTCGCGCCTGGTTCATGACCTGCTGGCGGACGAATTCGCGTCCGGCCTGCATGCGCTGTCGCTGACCCTGCGCACGCCCGACGAACACGCCGCGCTGGCCGCCGGGACCGCCGGGGCGTGA
- a CDS encoding pyridoxal phosphate-dependent decarboxylase family protein, translated as MTGLDPDNWDDLRSLGHRMVDDMIDRLATLRDGPVWRPMPPEIRTALHTDLPAAPTPPEALYDRFRDQIAPYATGNTHPGFMGWVHGGGTGVGMLAELLAGGLNANCGGRDHAPVEIERTVIGWAAEIMGFPADATGVLVTGSSMANMIAVITASRAVADGITLRQRGVGGRQLVGYAAATAHGCIARAFDLAGLGTDALRIIPVDSTHRMDIQALRAAVESDRQQGFEPFIVIGTAGTVDTGSIDDLGAIADIAAQEDIWFHVDGAFGALAMLSRTLRPHLRGLDRADSLAFDFHKWAQVPYDAGCILVREPGRQAAAFAQSLAYLSREDRGLAGNAPWFCDLGPDLSRGFRALKVWMTLGTYGTVRLGQMVDECCAVAAHLARRVDREPLLERLAPVGLNIVCFRVRVPDVELDWLNGELVKDLHESGIAAPSTTMVGGVKAIRAAIVNHRTVAADVDLMVDAVLRLAQERQGLGQRA; from the coding sequence ATGACCGGACTGGACCCCGACAACTGGGACGACCTGCGGAGCCTGGGGCACCGCATGGTGGATGACATGATCGACCGGCTGGCGACCCTGCGTGACGGGCCGGTCTGGCGCCCGATGCCGCCGGAAATCCGTACCGCCCTGCATACCGACCTGCCGGCCGCCCCGACGCCGCCCGAAGCGCTGTACGACCGGTTTCGCGACCAGATCGCCCCCTATGCCACCGGCAACACCCATCCGGGCTTCATGGGCTGGGTCCATGGCGGCGGGACGGGGGTGGGGATGCTGGCCGAACTGCTGGCCGGCGGGCTGAACGCCAATTGCGGCGGCCGCGACCACGCGCCGGTCGAAATCGAGCGTACGGTCATCGGCTGGGCCGCCGAGATCATGGGCTTTCCCGCCGATGCGACGGGCGTGCTGGTCACCGGGTCCTCGATGGCCAACATGATCGCCGTCATCACCGCCAGCCGCGCGGTCGCGGACGGCATCACCCTGCGGCAGCGCGGCGTCGGCGGCCGGCAACTGGTCGGCTATGCCGCCGCCACCGCCCATGGCTGCATCGCCCGCGCCTTCGACCTGGCGGGACTGGGGACCGACGCGCTGCGCATCATCCCCGTGGATTCGACCCATCGCATGGATATCCAGGCCCTGCGCGCCGCCGTGGAATCCGACCGGCAGCAGGGTTTCGAGCCGTTCATCGTCATCGGCACCGCCGGGACGGTCGATACCGGTTCGATCGACGACCTGGGCGCCATCGCCGACATCGCGGCGCAAGAGGACATCTGGTTCCACGTCGACGGCGCCTTCGGCGCGCTGGCCATGCTGTCCCGCACGCTGCGCCCGCATCTGCGCGGCCTGGATCGCGCGGACAGCCTGGCATTCGATTTTCACAAATGGGCCCAGGTGCCGTACGATGCCGGTTGCATCCTGGTGCGCGAACCCGGGCGCCAGGCGGCGGCCTTCGCGCAATCGCTGGCCTATCTGTCGCGCGAGGACCGGGGCCTGGCGGGCAACGCGCCCTGGTTCTGCGACCTGGGGCCGGACCTGTCGCGCGGCTTTCGTGCCCTGAAGGTCTGGATGACGCTGGGCACCTACGGCACCGTCCGCCTGGGGCAGATGGTCGACGAATGCTGCGCCGTCGCGGCCCATCTGGCCCGGCGCGTGGATCGCGAGCCGCTGCTGGAACGCCTGGCACCGGTCGGGCTGAACATCGTCTGCTTTCGCGTGCGCGTTCCGGACGTGGAGTTGGACTGGCTGAACGGCGAACTGGTCAAGGACCTGCACGAATCCGGCATCGCCGCGCCCTCCACGACGATGGTGGGTGGGGTGAAGGCCATTCGCGCCGCGATCGTCAATCACCGCACCGTGGCGGCGGATGTCGACCTTATGGTCGATGCGGTGCTGCGGCTGGCCCAGGAAAGGCAAGGGCTCGGCCAAAGGGCCTAG
- a CDS encoding LolA family protein has translation MIVRNGPTRRLVLTAPLALAACQAAPGPVGGRDVARIERYLNTTRGLSAHVAQTWPDGGVGEGTLSYDPGYLRLDYDTPHRMRLVAAGGHLVFRDAVRQSVTRMNLSRQPLGLLLATPVHLGGEVTVTAIQHGDHVLQVSLARTANPSQGPADAGLFGFRRAVVAGRHRHPGRTPQPHAPAS, from the coding sequence GTGATCGTGCGCAATGGTCCCACCCGGCGCCTGGTCCTGACGGCCCCGCTGGCCCTGGCGGCGTGCCAGGCGGCGCCGGGGCCGGTCGGCGGGCGGGACGTCGCGCGGATCGAGCGCTACCTGAACACCACGCGGGGCCTGAGCGCCCATGTGGCGCAGACGTGGCCGGATGGCGGCGTCGGGGAAGGGACGCTGTCCTACGATCCCGGGTACCTGCGCCTGGATTACGATACGCCGCACCGCATGCGGCTGGTCGCGGCCGGCGGGCATCTGGTCTTCCGCGACGCGGTGCGCCAGTCGGTCACGCGCATGAACCTGTCGCGCCAGCCGTTGGGCCTGCTTCTGGCCACGCCGGTGCATCTGGGCGGCGAGGTCACGGTCACCGCGATCCAGCATGGCGACCACGTGCTGCAGGTCTCGCTGGCCCGCACCGCCAATCCGTCCCAGGGGCCTGCTGACGCTGGGCTTTTCGGATTTCGCCGGGCAGTTGTCGCTGGTCGCCATCGACATCCTGGACGAACGCCACAACCGCACGCGCCTGCATCTTGA